In Pan troglodytes isolate AG18354 chromosome 5, NHGRI_mPanTro3-v2.0_pri, whole genome shotgun sequence, the sequence GGGAAGAGAGCAGCATTTAAGGCAGGGAAAGCTGGGGGACGACGTTTTACTCACAATAAGGCCAACATTCAAGTACCATATCTGTGCTACACAAAGAACCTTGGCAAGtctattattaaatgttttaaaaggtgATAAACATGCATTGCATTCAAAGATAGGAAACTTCCAGTCATATATTTCACACAACAAAACTTCACAAACATGAATGAAAATCATACCGTCAGTAGAGCTGTCCCAGAAGCAGGAACTTGCTGTGTGTAATCCAGCTCCATTCTTCTGCATAATTACACAGGTCACTTAagttaaaacaaatttttgttaGAGAAGTCTACTGGGTAACACAAATGTCATTCTGTCCACTTTTAGCAAATGTATACAATGTATGTAGCTCCACATGGTTGATGTTCTCGATAAAAATTATAGGGACAGATTGCCTTGTCTCACTATATTGACAAATTATAGGTGCTCCTTGACTTACAACATCccataaacccatcataaatcaacaatatatgaaaatgtaagTTGCAAATGCACTTAATACCCTGGTAAATCCATCAAAGTTGAAAAATTCTAAGTTGAGCCACTGTCAGCTGGGGGCTGTCCACACTTCCTCTACGCTTCACTTGTTCTAAAAGCATCCGATGAGACCTCCTGTAAGATCCCGCTTCACATATGATCTGCAATTGTACCAGCAGCCAAATGGTCAAGCGTACGCTAACGTATACTACACACACGACCGACTCCCACCAGGAGCCTTCCTTGAGTTGAGCCACGTTAGCTGTTGTTTCTGGTACTGGATGCCCGTCTGATCAGTGTTAAAAAACCATCCCGCAAATATACAAGAAACAAAACTCCATTACCGATGTATTTAAATGGTTTTCCCAGCTTGGTGAGTTGGCTTAAAGTTTGTTCTACTACATTTGTGGTCCACTGGTTCACTTTGCTGTGTTGATAAGCGTTACCACCAATTGCGCTTTCTATAGCCTAGAAAACAAAGCACAAAGCGCGTCCCGGTTAACCAAATGCACCCACACCACCTTTCAATCAGGAACTGACGGCACCCCAAGAAGTGatttatgaaaagtttatttttaatcatgAGGGTGCCTTTGCAAATATACTTTTAATAgcattatatttcatttaaataagtttgaaatttgctttaaaaattcataGTCAAATTATTTACACATTTTGACCTAATAATCACATTTAATGTTCACtactattaatacattttttttcctgttgaggcTAGAAAATATTTTGCCTATTCATTTCTTAAAAGTATATTACTTTTATCTACTACTACCTAACATACACTAATACTATATATTAGATGAATTGTATTTGTACAACTGACAATatacaaagctatccaaataatcatatattaaaaaatacttttatccaGCATTGTCTGAGAACATGTTACCACATTAAGTGCATTTTTCAGATAACCTAAATCTTTATATCCCAAAACTTATTTTAGGTTTatgatgagatttttttatttttatttttctgaggcagggtgtccttctgttacccaggctggagagcagtgatgcaatcttggctcactgcagccttgacctcctgggctcaagcaatcctcccacctcagcttctccagtagctgggactgcaggcatgtgccaccacgcctggctagttttttgtagagatggggtcttgctctgttgcccaggctgctctcaaatgcctgggctcaagtgatcctcctgcctcagcctcctaaagtgctgggattacaggcataagccacagcacccagcccaactttttttctttattatacgtTTACTTCTTTTTCTATGCTGTATTCTTTGGGGGTTATCTGACAATGCAAGGCTCACTGTCGCTGCTCTTGCTAAGCTTATCATTATGATATTGCCATTGTATGATTTTCTGGGTTTTTCACTGTCAGTTCCCCTTTCACATGGATGCCAGTGTGCTTGCATCTCAGCAACTTTATTCTCTACCCCTAACTTGCTGTGCTGGAAACCAGGAACCTGAGTTTCTGTGACAGTTATGACCTAAAGTGAAAATAACAACATTCAGTGAGGGCCAAGGTCTGTCCTCAGACAGGCAGAGCAAACCAGCAGTCCAGGGATCtgagctgtgcatggtggtgatGGACTGGGATCTGATGCCTGGGGCTTAGATCTGGTGACCTTGCTTTTGAGGACCTAAAACCTCCCTAGGTCACTCTGATTTCTACCTACAGACCTGCTGATCATCTCCCTGAGACTCTTGAGTAGTCACGTTACACATAGGGCTGGCTTACTTCTTGTCCTCGGCCACTGTGCTCCCTCCCAGCTCAGAGGCTACAAGAGGGCTGGGGGGCCAGAAGTCCCGGTTTAAGAGAACAGCAGTATTACTAGACCTGGGCATTGTCAAAGGATAGGGGGGGCTTTGTTCAAGCTAAACCTCTCCCGTCAAAGGGTGGGGGAGGCTTTGTTGAAGGTAAACCTCTCCCTCCGCCAGCTCTCCCTCCGCACATACTTTGAAATTCAGTTTTTCAAGGAGGAGGGAACCCTCCACCAATTTTGGACCTGCGCAAATTGACTACTACCCAATATTTAGGGTCACTTGAGTACAGAATTACCTATTGCTGGGGCAAAAAAGCTGTTGAGGCCAGTGACACAAGTTCAAGTAACACTGCAATGTCACCTCATGTTTCCATGTGGATTGgaaatgtgtttgttttgtttttttgagacagaatcttgctctgtcgcccagactggagtgcagtggcgtgatcttggcttactgcaacctccgtctcccgggttcaagcgattctcctgcctcagcctcccaaggagctgggactacaggcatgcgccaccaagcctggcttatttttgtatttttagtagagacggggtttcaccatgttggacaggatggtctcgatctcttgacctcatgatccgcccgcctcggcctcccaacgtgctgggatgacaggcgtgagccatcgcgcccagcatGGAAATGTGTACTTTCAATTGCACTTGCTAATTGAAAGCTGGTAATCAAGTCAAAGATAAGGCAGAAAACAACTGAGGCAGAACTAGACTTCCCAACAAGCCCCCTCCACTGTTCCTAGTTCTGGTGTAATCCACCCACTTTCTTGCCCCCTGCTGTGTTCCACGTGAAACTGTGTATTTAGAAAAACCATGAAAACCAAATGTACAGCTCCCGCAAAGCAACCAGAAAGTCACTCCTGATGCTGAACAATGTAAATGGTCAAACAAAATCATTTTGCCTTTGGATACTGATCACAAACATAGGTTGTGGTTTTTTATCAAACACTAGtcaataatttacattaaattctAAATTACATCTGAAACCCCAAACAGTATCATTAAATTCAGATcatctaataattttcttttagccAATGGCTTTAGCCCCATTTTACCCAGGGAAGCTGATGAGGAAACTCTTTCTGGCTTCATTCCTACCCTAGGTAGGAATGAGCCCCTAGCTCTCAGCACCGCTCCAGCCACACCCACCTCCTTTCACTCCCTCACACGCCATGCACTACCCCCACTTCCCAGTCCCAGGGGGCCTTGTCCCCTCTTTTTACTGCATTACCCCTACTTCTCATTCTTCAGATTTCAGCTCGAAATGGTCCCTGAACTCCCTGGGTGGGTCACATTCCCAGTTCAGTGCTCTCACAGCACCACCACTAGTGGCACTTACCACACAGCAAATGCAGGCTGACACCTTCCAGCAGGACTGTTTGATGTGTCTGCCCTGCCCGCCCCTCAGCTGTAAACTCCAGAAGGGTCTATGCCCTGCACGCTCCCTCAGTGTGTACTTTCTGAATGAGTAACAAACATCccttctgtctctcttcctcttcatgATCAACAACACAATAAAGTGTGAAATTTAGGAATGTAAGAAAAGTAAGCAAATAGGCCCCAAACTGGATCACTAGGTCCAGAATAACTGGAAATTGATTGTTCAATTTTCTTATACTCACTCTTTCTTCATTCAACCCTGGAGACATTTATTTGTATACCAGGATTATTTTATGCTTAAAAGATTATAGAATCAAGTCTTGGAGATATGCAGTAATAATGCTATGTACATAAAATTCCTTAtctgatttaaaatatgtaatttacataatatagaaGCAACTCTTATCTATTTACTGAAGTAAAAACTGTTATTTGAAACACCAAAACACACAGACTCAGTCGAAACAATTCCAAGATAGTatttaaaacacattattttctctAATGTAAGCCATTAAACATTTAAGAAGTGAGCATTTCTCCTCTTACCTCTTTTACAATGTTGCTCACTTCATCAACAACAAAAGCAGTCTGTAAGGAAGAACATTCAGTTAAGtttgatttatttaaaagatatttccaCTACATTG encodes:
- the DYNLT1 gene encoding dynein light chain Tctex-type 1 isoform X1; amino-acid sequence: MEDYQAAEETAFVVDEVSNIVKEAIESAIGGNAYQHSKVNQWTTNVVEQTLSQLTKLGKPFKYIVTCVIMQKNGAGLHTASSCFWDSSTDGSCTVRWENKTMYCIVSAFGLSI
- the DYNLT1 gene encoding dynein light chain Tctex-type 1 isoform X2, encoding MEDYQAAEETAFVVDEVSNIVKEAIESAIGGNAYQHSKVNQWTTNVVEQTLSQLTKLGKPFKYIEEWSWITHSKFLLLGQLY